In one Nicotiana sylvestris chromosome 8, ASM39365v2, whole genome shotgun sequence genomic region, the following are encoded:
- the LOC104249788 gene encoding uncharacterized protein, with protein sequence MPECNARFLIEGISDHCPAKMTFTEERQRSRRSFQLCNVWTQHPQFMSIVKEGWNYNVKGCKMFTVVKRLKMLKRGLKTLNTQVFHNIVTEANEDRNTLKPIQVQLQRCPTNVEYQQAEISVYQKFRQSSYLAEVYLQQRSKATRIRLGDDNTKYFHSIIKHRKLKQAITQLKDNSGLWQTDPDTIAGIFVDYYKNLLGRKEIERVRDFNSIIRNGNRLSEAQQLEIMQFFLEREAKPTMFQIDNNKSPGPD encoded by the coding sequence ATGCCAGAATGCAATGCAAGATTTTTGATAGAAGGAATTAGTGATCATTGTCCTGCAAAGATGACTTTTACAGAGGAAAGGCAGAGGAGTAGGAGATCCTTTCAATTATGTAATGTGTGGACACAACATCCACAATTCATGAGTATAGTCAAAGAGGGTTGGAACTATAATGTGAAAGGATGCAAAATGTTTACAGTGGTTAAAAGACTGAAGATGTTAAAGAGGGGATTGAAAACTCTAAACACACAGGTTTTTCATAACATAGTGACTGAAGCAAATGAGGATAGGAACACATTGAAACCGATCCAAGTTCAGCTGCAGAGATGTCCTACTAATGTGGAATATCAACAAGCTGAAATTAGTGTTTACCAAAAGTTCAGGCAGTCATCTTATCTAGCTGAAGTGTACTTACAACAAAGAAGTAAAGCAACACGGATAAGATTGGGAGATGATAATACTAAATACTTCCATTCAATAATCAAGCACAGAAAACTGAAGCAGGCAATTACTCAGCTCAAGGACAACTCTGGTCTTTGGCAAACAGATCCTGATACAATAGCTGGTATATTTGTTGATTATTATAAAAATTTACTAGGGAGGAAAGAAATAGAAAGGGTGAGGGATTTTAATAGTATAATCAGAAATGGGAACAGGCTATCAGAAGCTCAACAACTAGAAATAATGCAATTTTTTTTGGAAAGAGAAGCGAAGCCGACTATGTTTCAGATTGATAATAATAAGAGTCCTGGTCCTGATTGA